The sequence gtcaggttttcgaaaccttttatcattgttgttgctctcctctggactcttcaatttgtccacatctttccccaagtgtggtgcccagaattgtacacagtactccagtggAGGCCTCCCCTGCacagtagagcaggacaattacctccccagtcaatacaccccagaatgataatataatataatataatatatggagatatacctatctcatagaactggaagggaccctgaaaggtcatgaagtccagccccctgccttcactagcaggaccaagtacgaATTTGGCcctagatccttaagtggccccctccaggattgaactcacaactttgggtttaacaagccaatgctcaaaccactgagctatccctccttgtgGTCACAACGccatcacattattgactcatattcaatctaacccccagatcctcttcagaagtactaccacttagccagttattcccccatcttgtagttatgcatttgatttctccttcctaGGTGAAGTACTTTGGACCTGtcgttattgaatttcatcatgttgatttcagaccatttGTCTAATTTGTCTAATTTGCATGTGGTAGGCAATGTCTGGCCCTGAGGAAAGCCAATATATAGTGTATTGAGTTATCAGACTCATTCTGGGGATGGggcaaattgcatttttaattcagGGACATGGGCTGTAGCTAGAAAGCTGGGGCCATGTACACCCCTCAGTCCATGCAGGGTTCTCACTGGGGTCAATGGGAGGTTTCTGCACAGATCAAGAGCAGAAAACCCTTCTGTAGTCTCCAAACTCCTACTAGTTGGCCTAGTTTGTGCTGCATCAATGCAGTGGGGAAAAAGTGCTGTAGGGTgctatgttcacagcatacacacagagaggTTAGATAAACACATAAATACTCTTGCTGAAAGGTTGCAAAAAACAGCTTTATTTCTTCAGAATGATAACATATAAGAGCCCAAGACCAGAAAGAAATCAGACTGCTCCCTAAGGAAGTGAGGCACAATTCACCTCACCTTACTATAGGCTGTCTGCCTCCAGACTGACTGCTGCTAGACCCAGATCACATGCTTCCTTACAGAAACCCCTagtctgcaagcaggaccaggaaaatcCATTTAAAGTGACAACCTACAATTTCAATACAGTTCTCAATACACCACATAGAGGACTTTGGAGACTCCCAAAACCAAGCAGTATGTGCATTTTGTATGTGCACTGGCCCTACCAAGTTTTTAGAAAATCTAGCCCTTGAAGTGTCATCATTGGACTCTGATCAGTGAGCTATCCAGCCTCCTCTCAGTGCTATTTTTCAGGCCATATGTGAGAGCATTAAGGTCATGTTACACACGATGCAATCTTACTTTACTGAttcttttctaaaaataaaactttaatattggCAAAACCTGAAGGTTATGAGGATGAGATAAATACATCAGTGGGGGGGCAGGTGTTTGGAACTTCTGCTATATATTCTAGCAGCAATCTGTTTTTCATGAGAAAAGGACATTTACCTAGGCCCATATCCGATTCTTGTGTATTTGTCTTCTCACTAACTTGCCCTCCCTAAACCAATGCAGAAATGCATAATATAGAAGTGTTTGTTCTGAACAAAGCACGTCGCATTCAACATCTATGTACATGAGAAAATCGCAGCGGTCCCATAGATAGCATTTTAAACAATACACTGAGATGTTAAAGTTTTCTTCTCGGCTCTCAGAAAACTCTACCTGTCTTTGGTTTTCTTTCATTGTTAGAACCAAGGGGGTGAAATgcaggtcccattgaaatcaatggtaaaattcccattgacttcaaaaggggcaggatttcaccacGGTTTTCTGCTAATGGTATTGGTAGCAGAATACGGACAGTTTTATAGGTAAACCCTTGTAATTTCTTAtgctaaggttaagattttgtcatggttatttttagtaaaagtcacggacaggtcacgggcaataaacaaaaattcacggaagcccatgaactgtctgtgacttttactaaagataAGGGGGGGTGCTGACTGGAGGCTGACTGAGCCCCATGGGGAAAGGGATGACTGAAGCCCAACCCCTGCTGTGGGAAGAGGGGTCCAACACCTGCCACTGCAGCTGACAACTCCTGAGCCCCCACTGCAGTCTggaggctgggagctccagggaacCTGTGGCggttgggagctgtggggctcctgctgcctgtGGCAGCTGGAAGCTCCGGGGGGCCCCCGCCACCCATGGTGGCTGGGAAGGCTGGGAACTCTGGCCCCCACCACCTGCAGTCCCTCAGAGCTCTATGGCTGGCAGtttggagctgcagggtccccatgatggctgggagctccagccccgcCGTCCCAGAGCTGAAGCGGAAAATGTCATGGAGGActctgaaagtcacagaatccaagACTTTCCAAGAATTGATGTTTGGAATTCTAGGACCTATTTTCCCCCACTGGTGAAAGTAAAAGATGAGAGATAAATGCTATATAATAAATACTGCAGGCTAGCTCTGCATCTGGagtaaatcagcatcactcctttgatttcagtgtagcaacactgatttacaacaactgaggatctgccccatatcTTTAAATAGTGGTATTCATCTTTGCTATTCATTTATCAACATCTGTCATGCATTAGTATGGAGAGATGCATATGTGCAAAGCCCAGTGAAACTCTCTGGAAATCAAAAATCCGTAAACATACTATATTAAACATGTAAGAGGAAATTCCCGTAAAACCATCAATTCCAGAACTTTTAATCCTTCTAGGAATCTTCTCGCAATGCAAATTTtaaaggaataaataataatcataccTCGCTCTTTTggtccatagatctcaaaatgctttacagaggGAGTCAgtctcattattcccattttacagatgaggaaactgaggcactaagtGGGgggaaataacttgcccaaggtcacacagcaagtcagtggccaAGCCGGGAACAGAACCTAAATCctagtcctagtccagtgccctattcACTAGGCTGTGCTACCTGTAACAAATGGCCTCTGCTCTTAAACATGAAGCTTCAAAGTGGTTTACTTAACTCATGCTAGAATTACCCTCAATGCTAGAGGGCGCCATTTCTATTAACCATTCTCAGAGTAGTCCCCCTCCGTAGTTGCTCTTGAGAGTACCATGCTCGGGCGACTGATTCCAACTTGGGTGCCTCTGTGGGACGACAAAGCCAGGTCATATGAACTGGCTAAGAAACTGTTTCTCTTTGTTCTTTGTTCTtcctccttcttctcctcctcctcctctatcaCCCCAATAGGCATGAGAGTGTGGGGATTGAACTTGCTGCGAAGGGCTCCAATGATGCCAACCCTGTTTCAAAAGGAGTCATTGATGTAACTGAAGCACCAGGGCTAAGGAAAACTGGGGTGGGGCATGGAATTTGCAGCTTTACATAGAAAATTGCAAAGAACTTTATCTTTTGTTGGGACAGGCATTACCCTGAGGGAAAACTTTGCCTATGTGCACAGGGATCATGCACCAATtaagtccccaaatcctgctcTCCCACCATGCAGTGGGACTACATTGGTCCTGCTGGGTCTGGGAAGCAACATGGAGTCAGGAGCCTTAAGTGTCAACCATCCCTTGCAGAAATACAGCCAACAGCCACGGAAACAGCGCCTTACTTGGGTGTAAGCTCAACAGTTGAGTAGTCCGGCAGGTCCCTGCTGCTGCAGGTTGGAAGGGTTCTGCCCCGATGCAGGTAATGGGTCTGGAAGAGATACTGAGCGTTGTCTTTGGGCAGGGGCAGTAGCGTACTGAGCACCGGCGAGCGCTGGCCAATGACACTCTTTATCGCTGGGCGTCTGGCATATACACTCCTTCAGAAAGAACAAATGGGCTTTAGTTTGATCCCGGTGGAGCAGTGCAAGCTCCCCTATGTGCCAGGATAACAAGCAAGGAGTGGTACCTGTGATAGGGAAAAATAACTTTCCTCTGATCGGCAGAGACATCTGTTTTCTGCAGGTTGGGGCTGTTCTTTTCTCTCAACGCGGGGTTAAATATGTCAGAGCGAAGAAGCCTGCCCACTTCTTCCTGAATCTCTTGGAAGTGCTTCCGTCTGAACACCACCCAGGCCACGTATGTACAGAAGTTGTAGAAGCACTAAACAGAAACAGAGCCCAATCTTACCGAATACGGCTGTGCTACAGAGAAAGCCACAGCATACAAAGGGGAGGCCCAAGTTATCTGCTGGCGTAACTCCACTGACGTCAACAGAGATACATCAGCATAGAATATGACCCAGTATCACAGCATATTCTTTACAGTAGAGACTTGTGGCACAGTAGAATGTCTCTTAATGTGACACTTCCCAGGACCGATGGCCATTTTTAGAGCCAAACACCCTGAGTCCTGTTCAGTCTGCTTGTGTTTCAGTTGGGAACAGTAGTGTCTCCCCACACTGAGTCACTGCAATGTCATAGGGATTAAGTGGTGAACAGGACATTACTTTATAAAAATTTATCGAGAAGACTGGAAATGAAATTACATACCGAATACTACTACAAGAAATGAGATCACCGCATCTCATCCTTGCTTGGCAACTTCAGTATTAAAAGGCCAAAGCTTAGATGTTCACCTAGTTAGCGCCTGGTTAAATACCAGGGATACTTGGCACAGGCTGAACGTGTCCCCATTACATAGAATTTCTGCTAAGAGCTGGTCTAGGCCAGAAACTTACGTAGCTATAGCTACATCTCTCCGGTGGGAAAAATCCACACCGCTGGGTTGTAGCTgtgccgacctaacccctggtatagacagcactaggttgacggaagaattcttctgtcaacctagtaaCAGCCtgtcggggaggtggattaactatattGTCGGGTTGGTGTAGGTAGCGTCTACACAGAAGTGCTAATTTCCGCAGCTGTGCTGCTTTAGCGTTTCaggtgtggacaagccctaagtaagCACATCACAATCCACTGGAGTCCAAAATATCGTATTGGTTTCAAATGTTTTCTATGAATCTGGTGAAGTATGGTATCTGGAAATTAATTGTCAAAACCTGTTCACAGAGCTATTCCTGCCTTGACATCTAGAAACATTACTGTGAATGATGGGATATGTTACTGTCGTCTTTAAGACTGTTACATTTCTGAATCATACAGTGCTAGGCTCACGGCTGCAATTGTGAACTTTGGATTTAACCCGAATGGAAGTTTCAAACTGAACTCTATTTTCTTGCTGATATTTTTCCTTTCATCACTTGCAAACTGCtttgttactgtagggttgcTCATGAAGATTTTGagctgctttgttttattttctgtagGGACAATGAGGAACAACACGGAGGCCTTCAAAATTGGAGTAAAAGAGCACACCAAGTGATGTAAAAACAGGACAAAATTGGTGGCTGACCCACTTTCTCAGTGTCTTGTCTCAGCAGGAACAATTCTGAGGAAGTGTGTGTTAGTGACAATTTAAGCAACTCACTGCTTTCTCCACCACTAGGTATCCTGGCCCAGAGCCTCATTGGAAGccatactgatttacaccactgaCTTCCACAGAGCTAAATCagcttacaccagctgatgatcttgCCCAATATCTTGAACCCAGGGCAGTTACCATTTCTGACGCTTCCTCATTTCATCTTATTCTAGGATTAGCGAAAAATCTCAGTGTCTATCCACAAATGTCTCTTTCTTACCTCAAAGAACTCTCGGTCCTTCTGTGATGATGATGTTTTTCTCCTAAGACAATCAACAATAGCAAAAAATTAATAGCCGGAGTTATGCTTTCAAGTCTCTGAACAGCATactggacacaaatcagatggcTACCACCAAGCTGACATTTCACCAGCACAGTAAGGCTGGTTGCTGAGCAACCATCTTTACCAGCAATGCAGAGGCCCAGTGCCCAAGAGAAAGGCAGGATTTCTGGACTgactcagaaagaaaagaaagaaaatgcaccACACTATGTGGCTTAGCTAATTCAATCGGCCAGAGACCGAATGTCATGGGCCTGATAGTTGATGATAGATGATACCATACCTGAGGCTCCTATTAATTTCCAATAGAGTTTTGGGTTCTGTCTCTATTAAGATTGGGCCCTGtgggtgggattttaaaaaatactcagCCTTGGTCTAATTTCACAGTCgatggaaaaactctcattgacttcaatgggggcatAGCCAGGATGGGAGCAGTATCCGCTCAAAGCTGAGAGACGATACAGGAGACATGGAAAGGGAGAGGATTTCTGGGACTCAGAGAGGAAATGTAAAACTCGCAGAAGAATGACAAAGCTTTAGGAGAACGGCCTCTGTTAAAGTAACGGTAGCGTTCCTCGTGAAAGGCTTGCTCTGGAAGTACATCGATCTGATTCACACTTGTGCCAAGCGTTTGGGACACCGGGCCGTGGACATACCTGTAGATCTGGAAGACAGAACCCCCACCTACGAAGAGCCATTCAATCATTCTGCAAGGGGGCAGACTTTGCTACTGCGGAATGGGGAGCAATTTCCCCCCTAATCCAGGCCCTACAGATTCCTGCAGGACCTGGGTAGATCCTAAGGGATGTGCAAGAGGCTCTGTGCCTCCATGCCAGCACTCAGGGCCACTGTAGCTTTCCCTGGTTTCCCAACAGTGCAGCGCCAATTGTTCCATACAACCAGGGCTTCCCCAGCTGCCACTGCACCCAGAAATCTCTGTACAGAGGGGAGAGCAAAAGTGATATGCTTTAGGCTGCATGAATTGTTCACTGGCTTTTTTACTGGCCAGGAGAAAGATgtgcctccctcccagccccactccattcCTCTGCCCTCTTTCCCCAAACCTGACACCTCCCCAGCTGCAGATCCCAAACCCTATGTGCTATGCAGGGTTCAAGGTAAGGAGAGATGATGGCACAGAGGCAGCTGACTCCCTTCAGCATGGGAAGGGTAGGAGCCCCTGAGCTTAACAGTGGCCAAGCAACGTGGCCCATTGTCACTGCGGAATTCTAAAGTCACTTCAACGTATTTTGTTGCTCATCAGTCCCTGTAATGCGCTATCAGCCACGAACATTCTAATCGTGAAATCTAACAGTGGATTAAGTAAAATGACCCCTTAAGAGCCGATTTCACCTTTTAGCACGATGCAGCTTGTGCAGGCCCTTAATGACAAAATCCTCCAACTGCTTTCTGCATTCTAGGAAACCCAACCACTCTAAATGAAAGATTGACAGAAAATAGCCTTTCAACTGGAGCCCAGCAGGGCTGTGGTCTCCATCCCTCTCCCTTCCAATGCTAACCATGCAGGGGGAGGTAAACCCAAGAAAACTGCTCAAGGTAAAACTTCCTAAAGTTAATGGGAGACTTTAGTTCCTGTGTTTGGTGCACTCTTACTCATTAGCTAAGAAAATGATGACGGAGTTAGGAAAAAGGTAAACTTCAACAAGCTCAGTAGGGGGCATTGTAAGAAACGTGTGAATGGCTAAGTGAGTGAAGTGCATCCCGTGCACTAGAAACCCAGTCAGAAGGAGTTTGTAGAACTGGCAGTGAGTCTGCAGAAATGAACGCATTAGACATAGTGGAGGAAAGCGTAGCCAAACCCAGATGCTACATTAAGCAGAGGCGTGTATGCTTATGAAAACACAATGTTCTCTAACTTTTATGGGACCCTGCATCCTGCATGTGGATGCAACTGAAAATAAATGCTTCATATGCCATTTTAGCAGCTCTCTGATCCACACCTATGTGTTTTATGGACCAGGGACCACAACAAGGTCCGGGTGAGTCCTGCCTCAGACTTCAAGTGGGGCCCCGCTTTAGCCATATTTGTGTAAGTAATGTATGCAGCTCTGGGGACACAACCTATTTTTTCCCATTATGACAAAATGCCCAGAAGGAAATTGGCACTATAAAAAAATTGCACAATCTGTCCCAGCAGTTTCAGAGGAGAAAGCTAGACACACCTATTCCTTCCTCCGGGTTGGAGACATAAAAGAACTAGAGCTCATACACACAAATAGGTTTGCTGGGGAACTCCTCAAAACACAGTCTGAGATAACATCAAAACAGGACTCCTAAGCTGCGCTTCACAAACATTTCAATCATTATTAAGTTGCATGTGGATACCATTTGAAGCCTCACGCTACTCTTCCTCCAGAATAGACTCCTTTCTAAACCCTTGGAGAAAACTTCACAGGAACAATTAATAACTTAACAGCTGGGTAGGAATAATTATAGtacagctgggtgggaaatgcttTTCCCATCCCTGGAAAAatgttgagatttcaaaaaaaaaatttccattccaAAGTGGGACAAAAAGTCGAAATCTCAAACCAACAAACTGAGAAACAATCAGGCTTGGGTcagctgaaacatttcatttcaatcttTTTGAAATGTTTCGGTTTTGaccttttttgcatttttaatttaaaaaatatataattagcTTAGATTTCTAACTGAAAAGTCATATGGAACCAAAGCAACAAaagttgtcatttaaaaaatgctgaaGTGTACCATTTTAGCAATTTCagaactttttttccccagaagttTTTCAAATCGAGAAATTAGTGGAAACTGACCCTGTCCCATAAATAGTTTCAAAGAATCAGTATTTTCTAACAAAAACACTGAATTGaaaaattctcaaccagctccAATAATTAGTAAATGTTGATCAGAGTGACACAATCACATTTGTTTTAGGCAGCCTATGGAATTCCCAGTGACCATTCAGCCATTTCAATGCTAATCTAAGTCAATTTGGGAaagtttatatattatttatgtaATTGCAAAACATGTTTGTATCTTTcacaggtggatggatggatagaatcAAATACATTCAAGGTGTGTTGGGTTTTCAgttgccttcaatgggagcagaggtaggCCAAAGCTaagcgcttttgaaaatgccacccttactttagattagatagatagatagatattttcaaaagcactcagcattggcctatgTCTATGCCCTTTGAACTcaattgaaaatcccacccataatgAATATACTTGATTGCCTCTCatccctcttcccacccttccTATATTGTTTGtcttcttaggccatgtctatactacaaaattaggtcgaccTAATTTACATTGGCACACAACCACCACATTTATTAAATCGCTTGTGAGcgtgcacacttggctccttgtgttggtgCTGCACATCCTCACTGGGAGCGCTTGTGTCCATTGTATGGtcagtgtggggcactgtgggacggttcctgaaagccagtaacagtcaatgtaTCTACAcagtatctacactgacactgcgtcggcTTAATTACATCGACTGTGACTCTACTCTGCTCAGGAAAGTGATGTTACCAAATCAGTGTGGAGAGGCCTTTATGTTGGCGAGAGCCAAATTTAAATGAAGACGCTTGGACAGCtaggttgacacaaggcagcttacgtaGACCTAcccatgtagtgtagaccaggccctagactctaagctctttgaggcagggaccacaTCTACCTCTATGTTTCTACAgagcctggcacagtggggccccgATCCTCTTCAGAGCCTCTGGGCACAATTATAatataaatactaaataatacTGACAATTCTCATTCACATCTCTTCACTTTTTACCCAGATtgttgcaggtttttttttttttaaattaacttctcTCTATATAGCTACAACCCTGCTCCTTTCCCTCTACCaggaaagagaagggagagaaCTGGCAGCAGACTCGGTAAGTAGGGCAGAGCTCCTGTTCCACTGATTTCTTGTCCAGAGAGTTTTATCCTAGCAAGGACAGTGAGCAGATTAGTTCTTCAGAGCCAGTAGCTCTAGCTGGCCCAGAGAAGACATTGCACAAATTGAGTCTTGTACCTGCAGCCTTTGAAGCTGTATTACAGTCTATGCTCCAACcggaaaaataaaatgctggcATGACCCACCCTGTCCAATCagcaagaaaatgaaaacaacccTACAGCACCACCCCAAACTGCAGTCTGCCCAGAGATCCAGCAGCTGGTCACACAATGCTGTGTGTGCTGGTCACACAATCCTGTGACCCCAGGGTGCACAGGGAGTTCTGTGCTGTGCTCTTTactcctcatgcttcagggcctcATGATATGGGGCACACACTGGCAATCTACATCTGGAGGGACTGGGGAACAGCTTGGTCATGGAAGTAGGTAGCAGAAGGCTTCAGCAACAGGACAGCAACAGTGTGGATGGACTGTGCCAGCACAGTACACTGGTGCATAGCAGTTCACTGATCACAAGGAGGTATGTGACATAGCACTGGTATATTACATGGATTAATTAGTTTACCTTTCTCCTTCTAAGAGGTATtaaccttccctcctccctgctaCATTGCCCTCACAATCTTCTCTGAGGCTGTGGAAATGGCAATTAATGTCAGCACTGTCATTTGCCCAGTTGCCTGTGCTGGACCCACTCAATACCACATTGTTCCTATAGCCACCAAGGCTTCTGCTCAGCTGGATCTGAGCTGCAAGTCAGGTCTCCAAAGCCCCGCTGCAGTGTGTtgcagtcctatggcctgtgttatgcagaaggtcagactagaggacACAGTGGTCCCGTCTGGCTTTACAATCTATGAATCACTTGGCAGGCCTCCTATTTATAACAAAAGTCTATAACATTTTCCACGCTGCTCACTTGGCCCTGGCCAATGCTTTCCCTCCTGCAGTGCTCACTTGGACTGGATTATTGTGGGCTTTTGTCTTTGTCAAAGAAAAGGTCTGGCTAGACTGCAAGTGGgagatgtgactgcagcacatcTAGACATACCTGAGTTACCTTTGATCTAAGTGAGTTCAAAGCCAGCGTGAGTAACACTAGCAATGAAATCACAGCACATGGAAGGCTGCACAGGTTAGCCCTGTCCGCCGGGAACACCAGGGCACAGCCGCCACCCATACTGCTGTGGCTTCAATGCTATTCTTActcgagctagctttgatctagctagatcacAGCTGACTTGGGTATGCCTACacctgctgcaatcacacctcctgagtgcagtgcagacatacccaaaatGAGGGCCCTGGCCCATACGTGGACTGGCTGGATGTCAGGTGTAATGGCAACTATTGCCCCCACAAGCGGTGTAAAGTcaaggtcgatgtagttaggtcaacgcagtgtcagtgtagacaccatgttGCTTATGTCGATTGTTAcgggctttcaggagccatcccacaatgccccacactgactaCAATCAATACAAGTGTACCTGGTGAGGAATCATCATAGGGAAAATTACTCAGTGCATTTCCTTACTTTCCACAAGCCATGTGATGCTGCTCAGCCATTCCTAGTCCAAGAATAAGGATGCAGTACACCTTGGCAAGGTGTTTCTTGGTTCCTGTTAGCTTAGCCAATgtctcctcctgttctttttggtctAACACACTGGGGTTTCTgttttaaaagaaggaaaaagaattattttaaagggTGTTTTGTTTAGGTGAGATACGTCTGAATGTTTATGAAAGGAAAGAATATGTATAAACCATCACACTGCATAACCAACCCAGAGGACCCGTTTGCAGTCAGATTGATTTAGAGCATTTTCAGGGCTGGTGGGGCAACACAGCATGGGACTTGGCCCCATAAGTTCTCTCTGACCCTGCGGGGTTTGCAAGCTCCACATCTACAGACTGCCAGGGGAATCTCTCTGGTTTTATCAAGCTTGTGAGCCCTTCTTGTAGCCTAGACATGGACCCTTGGGACTTCTTGCAGGTTCAGATATACACCATATATGGGCACACTTCATTGTACAATTGGTGCCACACTGAGCAAACATCTCCAAAAGCCTTCAAAAAAATGCTGAAAGGTTCTCATCCTCTTTTAGGACAAATTAATAAAGCTAATGTAGAACTCTCAGACTAAGCCATTTCTGAAATATGAGATTCCAGGAACAATAAAGGTAGAAGATTATTTTTAGAATGTGAAGAAAACacttgtttttatgttttctagCTCAAACTGCCACCCATGAGGTGGAGTGACTTTCACTGCTTTTTGGAAGGATGGCTGGTTGAGTTTGGAGTTCTTTGCTCAGTGTATCTGTACCTGTAAGAAATCTGCTACTACCCAGGCTGGGACTCGTAAAGCGTCAGAAAAGCACCAAGTAAAGATAAAACACAGAGGTTGTCTTTCTTTACCATACCCAGATCTGAAACTAGATCAACAGGGTCATGGGAAAAGGAATCTAGATGGACCCAGAGGGGCTTTGACATGAATGCCTCTATAactggagggtctggctggagaatcttgcccgcatgctcggggttcagctgatcgccatatttggggtcgggaaggaattttcctccagggtagattggcagaggccctggaggtttttcgccttcctccgcagcatggggcaggggtcacttgctgggcaggggtcgcttgctggaggattctctgcgacttgaagtctttaaatcgtgatttggggacttcaacagctgagtcaagggagagaattattccaggagtgggtgggtcagcttttgtggcctgcatcatgcgggaggtcagactagatgatcataatggttccttctgaccttaaagtctctgaggctataaaaaaaaaaaaccttccaaagCAAGAATGTTTGAAACGCAGAGGTAATCGGTGCGTTCAGTCAGTTACGTACTTTAGCAAGAGTCTAACTATTCACCGTT is a genomic window of Malaclemys terrapin pileata isolate rMalTer1 chromosome 4, rMalTer1.hap1, whole genome shotgun sequence containing:
- the PPP1R36 gene encoding protein phosphatase 1 regulatory subunit 36, yielding MELIVSRGCYRDTTVNNASRSRIVLSAAGGLPSTMQPMTKIAPGVWYWKEDTKTLEFASSIPAADAKEKLKKGKTIHFQEMGSKTLDRSTPSMFRDLFGARFPEKRMNIQEEKSPRLSKRGQNACVTLDDVKYAALFLVQEDESYHIPSFTAVMRSKQLDEFLMALLFYLSYYLEKIALEKKPKSFMVNPSVLDQKEQEETLAKLTGTKKHLAKVYCILILGLGMAEQHHMACGKRKTSSSQKDREFFECFYNFCTYVAWVVFRRKHFQEIQEEVGRLLRSDIFNPALREKNSPNLQKTDVSADQRKVIFPYHRSVYARRPAIKSVIGQRSPVLSTLLPLPKDNAQYLFQTHYLHRGRTLPTCSSRDLPDYSTVELTPKVGIIGALRSKFNPHTLMPIGVIEEEEEKKEEEQRTKRNSFLASSYDLALSSHRGTQVGISRPSMVLSRATTEGDYSENG